One part of the Archangium lipolyticum genome encodes these proteins:
- a CDS encoding D-alanine--D-alanine ligase family protein, whose product MHIAILYNRDHELLEDDPGREAREDVTRVATALSEALTRGDTHAEPLAVEGSRLDFVDLLARMQPDLVINLCESVAADSRGEMVIPCLLDMLGLPYTGSPALSLGLALHKDKAKELLKVRGVSTPGFARVDRLEDVGLVDLPFPLIVKPAREDASMGISGDSVVHDRAALGRAVEAVLRTFQQPALVEQFIPGREIYVPLLGNNPRRALPLTEIRFGKHFEDRPNIVTYAAKWESNSPEYKDSPSAPCQLEDPVLEARLVKTAVEAFAALECQDYGRVDLRVSPEGVPYVIDINPNCDLHPDAGFAKAARAAGIDYPALATRLVEIALERAHGHPTTRRKGPGAARFLDPANRNVLAGRSNGRNRARRSRASAE is encoded by the coding sequence ATGCATATCGCCATCCTGTACAACCGAGACCATGAGCTGTTGGAGGACGACCCGGGTCGGGAGGCGCGAGAAGACGTAACGCGCGTGGCCACCGCCCTGTCCGAGGCGCTCACCCGGGGCGACACCCACGCCGAGCCGCTCGCCGTCGAGGGCTCCCGGCTGGACTTCGTGGACCTGCTCGCCCGGATGCAGCCCGACCTGGTCATCAACCTCTGCGAGTCCGTGGCCGCGGACAGCCGGGGCGAGATGGTCATCCCCTGTCTGCTGGACATGCTCGGTCTGCCCTACACCGGCTCCCCGGCCCTGTCGCTGGGCCTGGCGCTGCACAAGGACAAGGCCAAGGAGCTGCTCAAGGTGCGCGGGGTGTCCACCCCGGGCTTCGCGCGCGTGGACCGGCTCGAGGACGTGGGCCTGGTGGACCTGCCCTTCCCCCTCATCGTCAAGCCCGCGCGCGAGGACGCCAGCATGGGCATCTCCGGCGACTCGGTGGTGCATGACCGGGCCGCCCTGGGCCGCGCGGTGGAGGCGGTGCTGCGCACCTTCCAACAGCCCGCCCTCGTGGAGCAGTTCATCCCCGGGCGCGAAATCTACGTACCGCTGCTGGGCAACAACCCGCGCCGGGCGCTGCCGCTCACGGAGATCCGCTTCGGCAAGCACTTCGAGGACCGGCCCAACATCGTCACCTACGCGGCGAAGTGGGAGTCCAACTCGCCGGAGTACAAGGACAGCCCCTCGGCACCGTGCCAGCTGGAGGACCCCGTGCTGGAGGCCCGCCTGGTGAAGACGGCGGTGGAGGCCTTCGCCGCCCTCGAGTGCCAGGACTACGGGCGGGTGGACCTCCGGGTGTCACCGGAGGGCGTGCCGTACGTCATCGACATCAACCCCAACTGCGACCTCCACCCGGACGCGGGATTCGCCAAGGCCGCGCGCGCGGCCGGCATCGACTACCCCGCCCTGGCCACGAGGCTGGTGGAGATCGCCCTGGAGAGAGCCCATGGACATCCGACCACTCGAAGGAAAGGACCGGGAGCAGCTCGCTTCCTTGATCCAGCGAATCGAAACGTTCTCGCCGGAAGAAGTAACGGTCGCAATCGAGCTCGTCGATCTCGCGCTTCAGCCGAATAA
- a CDS encoding thioredoxin domain-containing protein, with the protein MAQIPPSGANNRLAREPSPYLRQHASNPVDWYPWGEEAFARARAENKPLLLSVGYSACHWCHVMAHESFENPDIARLMNEWFINVKVDREERPDVDQIYQGVVQLMGQGGGWPLTVFLTPDLLPFYGGTYFPPDDRYGRPGFPKVLQALHEAWVTKREEVLRQSEEFREGLGELAGYGLDAVPAALAPEDLVAMGGSLLKRVDGVNGGFGGAPKFPNPMNVALLLRAWRRDSGNEALKKAALLTLERMALGGIHDQLGGGFHRYSVDERWTVPHFEKMLYDNAQLLHLYTEAFQVEPRPLWRKVVEETAEYVRREMTDARGGFYATQDADSEGEEGKFFVWKPAEVREVLAPELAELALRHFRITPAGNFEHGATVLEAVVPVETLAKELQLSVEEAERRLGEARRRLFEAREQRVKPGRDDKILAGWNGLMIRGLAFAGRVFDRADWVELARRSADFLLSELWDGQRLLRSYQEGQARIPGFLEDYGDLASGLTALYQATFEPRYLEAAEALVKAAEALFWDGEKGAYLTAPKSQQDLVVATYATFDNAFPSGASTLTEAQVALAALTGNKQYLDLPERYVSRMRDQLRQNPMGYGHLGLAADALIEGAPSLTLAGARETVASLLSATRVTYAPTVALAWKEPEALVPPSMRETFEGRGPVGGRGAAYLCRHFACEPPITEAGVLARKLALVPGS; encoded by the coding sequence ATGGCCCAGATTCCGCCGTCCGGTGCGAACAACCGCCTCGCGCGAGAGCCCTCGCCGTACCTGCGCCAGCACGCCTCGAATCCGGTGGACTGGTACCCCTGGGGGGAGGAGGCCTTCGCGCGGGCCCGGGCGGAGAACAAGCCGCTGCTCCTCTCCGTGGGCTACTCCGCCTGCCACTGGTGCCATGTGATGGCGCACGAGTCCTTCGAGAATCCGGACATCGCCCGGTTGATGAACGAGTGGTTCATCAACGTGAAGGTGGACCGCGAGGAGCGGCCGGACGTGGATCAGATCTACCAGGGCGTGGTGCAGCTGATGGGGCAGGGGGGCGGGTGGCCGCTGACGGTGTTCCTCACGCCGGACCTGCTGCCCTTCTACGGGGGCACGTACTTCCCGCCGGATGACAGGTACGGGCGGCCGGGCTTCCCCAAGGTATTGCAGGCGCTGCACGAGGCCTGGGTGACGAAGCGGGAGGAGGTGCTGCGTCAGTCGGAGGAGTTCCGCGAGGGGCTGGGTGAGCTGGCGGGCTACGGCCTGGACGCGGTGCCGGCGGCGCTGGCGCCCGAGGACCTCGTGGCGATGGGCGGGTCCCTGCTGAAGCGGGTGGACGGGGTGAACGGGGGCTTTGGCGGAGCGCCCAAGTTCCCCAACCCGATGAACGTGGCGTTGCTGCTGCGGGCCTGGCGGCGCGACAGCGGGAACGAAGCGCTGAAGAAGGCGGCGCTGCTGACGCTGGAGCGGATGGCGCTGGGCGGCATCCATGACCAGCTCGGGGGAGGCTTCCACCGGTACTCGGTGGACGAGCGGTGGACGGTGCCGCACTTCGAGAAGATGCTGTACGACAACGCGCAGCTGCTGCACCTGTACACCGAGGCGTTCCAGGTGGAGCCCCGGCCGCTGTGGCGCAAGGTGGTGGAGGAGACAGCGGAGTACGTGCGGCGCGAGATGACGGACGCGCGCGGTGGCTTCTACGCCACGCAGGACGCGGACAGCGAGGGCGAGGAGGGGAAGTTCTTCGTCTGGAAGCCCGCGGAGGTGCGCGAGGTGCTGGCGCCGGAGCTGGCGGAGCTCGCGCTGCGCCACTTCCGCATCACCCCCGCGGGCAACTTCGAGCACGGCGCGACGGTGCTGGAGGCGGTGGTGCCGGTGGAGACGCTGGCCAAGGAGCTCCAGCTCTCCGTGGAGGAGGCGGAGCGCCGGCTGGGCGAGGCCCGGCGGCGGCTCTTCGAGGCCCGGGAGCAGCGGGTGAAGCCGGGCAGGGACGACAAGATCCTCGCGGGGTGGAACGGGCTGATGATCCGGGGCCTGGCCTTCGCGGGGCGCGTCTTCGACCGGGCGGACTGGGTGGAGCTGGCGCGGCGATCGGCGGACTTCCTGCTGTCGGAGCTGTGGGATGGACAGCGGTTGCTGCGCTCGTACCAGGAGGGACAAGCGCGCATCCCGGGCTTCCTCGAGGACTACGGTGACCTGGCCTCGGGGCTCACGGCGCTGTACCAGGCCACCTTCGAGCCGAGATACCTGGAGGCGGCGGAGGCACTGGTGAAGGCGGCGGAAGCGCTCTTCTGGGATGGGGAGAAGGGGGCGTACCTGACGGCGCCGAAGTCACAGCAGGACCTGGTGGTGGCGACCTACGCGACGTTCGACAACGCCTTCCCCTCGGGGGCCTCCACGCTGACGGAGGCGCAGGTGGCGCTGGCGGCGCTCACGGGCAACAAGCAGTACCTGGACCTGCCGGAGCGCTACGTGTCGCGGATGAGGGACCAGCTGCGGCAGAACCCCATGGGCTACGGGCACCTGGGCCTGGCCGCGGATGCGCTGATCGAAGGGGCGCCGAGCCTCACCCTGGCTGGAGCCCGGGAGACGGTGGCCTCCCTGCTCTCCGCGACGCGGGTCACCTACGCGCCCACGGTGGCGCTGGCCTGGAAGGAGCCGGAGGCACTCGTGCCCCCGTCGATGCGGGAGACCTTCGAGGGCCGAGGGCCGGTAGGCGGCCGCGGCGCCGCCTACCTGTGCCGCCACTTCGCCTGCGAGCCGCCCATCACGGAGGCGGGCGTGCTCGCGAGGAAGCTGGCCCTGGTGCCCGGGTCCTAG
- a CDS encoding GNAT family N-acetyltransferase encodes MIQRIETFSPEEVTVAIELVDLALQPNNPDYKILVADRDGKLVGYVCYGPTPMTEGTYDLYWIASDPTVRGQGVGASLISGMEGDLRRQQARLIRVETSATEAYGPTRGFYASMKYNEEARIRDFYKVGDDLIMLTKRL; translated from the coding sequence TTGATCCAGCGAATCGAAACGTTCTCGCCGGAAGAAGTAACGGTCGCAATCGAGCTCGTCGATCTCGCGCTTCAGCCGAATAACCCCGACTACAAGATCCTCGTCGCGGACCGGGACGGGAAGCTGGTGGGGTACGTGTGCTACGGCCCCACGCCGATGACCGAGGGGACGTACGACCTGTACTGGATCGCCTCGGACCCGACGGTGCGCGGCCAGGGCGTGGGCGCCTCGCTCATCTCCGGCATGGAGGGAGACCTGCGCCGCCAGCAGGCCCGGCTCATCCGCGTGGAGACGAGCGCCACCGAGGCCTACGGACCCACCCGCGGCTTCTACGCCTCGATGAAGTACAACGAGGAGGCGCGCATCCGCGACTTCTACAAGGTCGGCGACGACCTGATCATGCTCACCAAGCGACTCTAG
- a CDS encoding HD domain-containing protein has product MRIRDPIHGTIDVSDEEKAVIDSRYYQRLRHVRQLGFGDLAFPGATHTRHAHSLGAMSVASRVFHAVTARSELPPDVRNRFAAAVRLAVLCHDLGHMPLSHASERIAPPRASLRLPSWLDTVAEGEQATHEDFTAKLLLDSSLTPIIEQHYGPQGITPMAAVGLITGARPPQDPGFSHAGVDWTPLLRAIVSGELDADRMDYLVRDSFYTGVNYGRYDMDWIISNLNPAMKDGRAYLSLSRAAAFAFEDFLLSRYHMFISVYYHHTSVNFDYMLRRYYEEAPGEFEIPSDPEAFLGCDDVALWYTLRRSKNRWAQRISTRQGFKLLAQFTERDVGYDLDVLRSALVTGGFEHFTVESRGVLSKYFSEGSGPSLFIVDRSTGRLTEVARYTPLYQRYSGAVRLSRLYVRPDQIEDARNMMARLLGQTVQS; this is encoded by the coding sequence ATGCGGATTCGCGACCCCATCCACGGCACCATCGATGTGAGTGACGAGGAGAAGGCCGTCATCGACAGCCGGTACTACCAACGACTGCGTCATGTCAGACAGTTGGGGTTCGGTGACCTGGCATTCCCGGGAGCCACCCATACCCGGCACGCCCACTCGCTCGGCGCCATGAGTGTGGCCTCCCGGGTATTCCACGCCGTGACGGCCCGCTCCGAGCTTCCCCCGGACGTGAGGAACCGCTTCGCCGCCGCGGTGCGTCTGGCCGTCCTCTGTCATGACCTGGGGCACATGCCCCTGTCCCACGCCTCCGAGCGTATCGCGCCCCCTCGCGCCTCGTTGCGGCTGCCCTCCTGGCTGGACACCGTGGCGGAGGGCGAGCAGGCCACGCACGAGGACTTCACCGCCAAGCTCCTGCTCGACAGCTCGCTCACCCCCATCATCGAGCAGCACTACGGGCCCCAGGGCATCACCCCCATGGCCGCGGTGGGGCTCATCACCGGCGCGCGGCCTCCGCAGGACCCGGGCTTCTCCCACGCCGGGGTGGACTGGACGCCGCTGCTGCGCGCCATCGTCTCCGGCGAGCTCGACGCGGACCGCATGGACTACCTGGTGCGCGACTCCTTCTATACGGGAGTCAACTATGGCCGGTACGACATGGATTGGATCATCTCCAATCTCAACCCGGCGATGAAGGACGGGCGCGCCTACCTGTCGCTGAGCCGGGCGGCGGCCTTCGCCTTCGAGGACTTCCTCCTCAGCCGCTACCACATGTTCATCTCGGTCTACTACCACCACACCTCGGTGAACTTCGACTACATGCTGCGGCGCTACTACGAGGAGGCGCCCGGCGAGTTCGAGATTCCCTCCGACCCCGAGGCCTTCCTCGGCTGCGACGACGTGGCGCTCTGGTACACGCTGCGGCGCTCGAAGAACCGGTGGGCCCAACGCATCTCCACGCGCCAGGGCTTCAAGCTGCTGGCGCAGTTCACCGAGCGGGATGTCGGCTACGACCTGGACGTGCTGCGCAGCGCGCTCGTGACAGGGGGCTTCGAGCACTTCACGGTGGAGTCGCGCGGGGTGTTGTCCAAGTACTTCTCGGAGGGCTCGGGTCCGAGCCTCTTCATCGTCGACAGGTCCACCGGCCGGCTGACGGAGGTGGCGCGCTACACGCCGCTCTACCAGCGCTACAGCGGGGCGGTGCGGCTGTCGCGCCTGTACGTGCGGCCGGATCAGATCGAGGACGCGCGCAACATGATGGCCCGGTTGCTGGGCCAGACGGTGCAATCATGA
- a CDS encoding transglutaminase-like domain-containing protein codes for MRLSRRPALLPLSAALLSLALVQCKQQHPAPEAPRPQAQQQAPQAPATVSDVLKARRPQGGEYMGLYLVDKKVGYVFSDLAPIPGRADRVRSIQELHFKANVGTRVSERVHREERIYEAGPRGRLVAFTIEQRGDGGTQTLVGTASPSGVSVVRKRPGLADETVNLPPTTEVVEDADQVRVAILRQANVDGSMMDGTDLGTYKLSTTVHPTEERLVSGVKVKVGKAVSVSEKEKVPVTAYVAEDGRTLELDYGQTMKARAEPEEVAKRLDTVEVFGLTRVVLPRALPPEAHNIPGQVTLVMKDLPEKFQRDTYRQKYQARPDGSVQVTLSARAPEPKNLKPRPLADPEGGKNLETSIIVESDNPRIREQAEQLVGGEKDAYTAAKKIVTWVAATLQKDYGASADRATDVLRQRKGDCTEHSLLTVSLLRASGIPARRVDGVIYMVNQDGVPALYWHEWVEAFVGEWTQMDPTFNQVVADATHFGVGLEGNAEITPLIGQLKVVEVK; via the coding sequence ATGCGACTGTCCAGAAGACCCGCCCTCCTCCCGCTGAGCGCCGCGCTGCTGAGCCTGGCGCTCGTGCAGTGCAAGCAGCAGCACCCCGCGCCCGAGGCCCCCAGGCCCCAGGCGCAACAGCAGGCCCCGCAGGCCCCGGCCACCGTCTCCGACGTGCTCAAGGCGCGCCGGCCCCAGGGCGGCGAGTACATGGGGCTGTACCTGGTGGACAAGAAGGTGGGCTACGTCTTCAGCGACCTGGCCCCCATCCCGGGCCGTGCGGACCGGGTGCGCAGCATCCAGGAGCTGCACTTCAAGGCCAACGTGGGCACGCGGGTGTCCGAGCGCGTCCACCGGGAGGAGCGCATCTACGAGGCCGGGCCCCGGGGTCGGCTGGTGGCCTTCACCATCGAGCAGCGCGGAGACGGCGGCACGCAGACGCTGGTGGGGACCGCCTCGCCCTCGGGGGTGAGCGTGGTGCGCAAGCGGCCGGGACTGGCGGACGAGACGGTGAACCTGCCGCCCACCACGGAGGTGGTGGAGGACGCCGACCAGGTGCGCGTGGCCATCCTGCGCCAGGCGAACGTGGACGGCAGCATGATGGATGGGACGGACCTCGGCACGTACAAGCTGAGCACCACGGTGCACCCCACCGAGGAGCGGCTCGTGAGCGGGGTGAAGGTGAAGGTGGGCAAGGCCGTCAGCGTCTCGGAGAAGGAGAAGGTGCCCGTCACGGCGTACGTGGCCGAGGACGGACGGACGCTGGAGCTGGACTACGGGCAGACGATGAAGGCCCGTGCCGAGCCGGAGGAGGTGGCGAAGCGGCTGGACACGGTGGAGGTGTTCGGCCTCACGCGCGTGGTGCTGCCCAGGGCGCTGCCGCCCGAGGCGCACAACATCCCCGGCCAGGTGACGCTGGTGATGAAGGACCTGCCGGAGAAGTTCCAGCGGGACACCTACCGGCAGAAGTACCAGGCGCGGCCGGACGGGAGCGTGCAGGTGACACTGTCCGCGCGCGCGCCCGAGCCGAAGAACCTCAAGCCGCGGCCACTCGCGGACCCCGAGGGGGGCAAGAACCTCGAGACCTCCATCATCGTCGAGAGCGACAACCCGCGGATCCGCGAGCAGGCCGAGCAGCTCGTGGGGGGCGAGAAGGACGCCTACACGGCGGCGAAGAAGATCGTCACCTGGGTGGCGGCCACGCTGCAGAAGGACTACGGGGCGAGCGCGGACCGGGCCACGGACGTGCTGCGCCAGCGCAAGGGTGACTGCACGGAGCACTCGCTGCTGACGGTGTCGCTGCTGCGCGCCTCCGGCATCCCCGCACGGCGCGTGGATGGCGTCATCTACATGGTGAACCAGGACGGCGTGCCCGCGCTCTACTGGCACGAGTGGGTGGAGGCCTTCGTGGGCGAGTGGACCCAGATGGATCCCACCTTCAACCAGGTGGTGGCGGATGCCACCCACTTCGGCGTGGGCCTGGAGGGAAACGCGGAAATCACGCCCCTCATCGGCCAGCTCAAGGTCGTCGAGGTCAAGTAG